GTTTCTACCTCCTTTTTCTCGTGAATATTGAAGTGGCTTATTAAATTTTTAGAAATAATTTTTTCCTCCGATGAAACAAAATAAGTTTTAATTTTCTGTTCGCATAGTTCAACGATGTGCGATGTGTTTGAGCTGTTATACCCACCAACTACAACGGCGAAGTCTGCAGGCTGTTCGAGAAGTCCGTAAGTTGCTTCTTGATTATCGTAAGTTGCATAGCAGAGTGTATCGCTTGTATCGGCGTAATGATCTTTTATGCTTTCTGCACCATACATTTTTATCATTGTATCTTTTAAAAGGTCTGCGATTTCTTGAGTTTCACTTGCAAGCATTGTTGTCTGATTAACGACGCCGAGTCTCGATAGATCTTTCTCAAAATCAAAACCAGTTGAAAGGCGTCCCTTAAAAAATTCATAGAACTCTTCTTTGCCTTTCTTGCCTAAAATAAATGAGCAAAGAATTTTGGCTTCTTCTAAATCTCGAACAATTACCGCCGGAGCGTTTCTAATACTGTGTGAAAAAGTTGCGCGAGTTTCTTCGTGAAAATATTTTCCGTGGATAATTATTGTGTAACCCTGTTCTCCGAGTGAATGTGAACGATTCCAAACTTTTTCTACAAATGGGCAAGTTGTGTCGAAAGTCTCAATGAAAAGCTCTTTTTTCCTAAGAGCCTGTTCGATTTCTAAAGTTGTACCAAAAGCCGGGATAAGTACTATGTCCTCTTTTTTAAGTTCATCCCAGTCGATCAATTGCCACCCAGAAGTATTAAAGATAAATTTTAATCCTCGGTTGAGAAGATCACCATTTACGCCAGGATTATGTATCATTTCGCTAAGAAGATAAATGTTTTTTCCAGGATTTTCTTCAATCGTTCTGTAAGCTATTTCAATTGCGTTTTCCACACCGAAGCAAAAACCAAAATGACGGGCAATAAAAAATCTCACAGGGCCGAAATCTAATTTTGTCGGAGAAATATTTTTCTTCCGAGGATCGTCATCTTTTCTTAATTCTTTAATCCTCGAAATGAGATTGCTCTTATAATAATTTGGTATGTCGAAATGTTTCATCGGATTTATTCTTTATTTAAGAAAAAATTAATCAAACTAAGCCCATTACCCTAAAAAAGATTACCAGATTGTCTTCACAGGATAATTGTCGAATAATCTATCAGATGTCATTATATAAGCATTTTCATAAGCAGCTTGGGCGGTCAAAATTCTATCAAATGGATCTTTGTGGTGCAATGGAAGCTTTCGCAATTCAAAGACGTGAGCTGCCTCGATAGGAATTATTCTTAGTTCAATTGTTGAAATAGCTTTCTCGAAAATTACTTCAACCGGCTCATGAAATTTAATCTTTCCGAGAGATTCTTTTATTAGAATCTCCCAAAGACTAGCGACGCTTAAGATGACTTCATTTTCTGAATCTTTAAGTAAACCTAAAGCATTTTGTGAAATTCTATCTGCATCATTCAACATCCAGATAAAAACATGAGTGTCAAGAAGTACTTTCAATTTTCACTTTCCCAATATTCTTGAGGGATCGGCAGTTCAAAATCGACACTTGTCCAAATTTTATCTTTAAATTGATTGAGTATTCGTTCTTTCTTTTCGGTTGTAAAAGGAATTACTTTTGCGACCCTTTTTTTGTTTTTCGTGATGATCACTTCATTGCCTTCTTCAACAATAGAAAGAATTTCAGCAAGATTTACTTTCTTTTTACTAAGATTTACTGTCTTTGTCATTTTAAACTCGTTCTTACTTAAATTAATTTAATTTGAAAAAAAGACTAAGTAAAGGCATTATATTCAATTTTCACCACGCATACGCCTCGGGAGCTTGATTTCCCGGACCAGGCCAAAT
This genomic interval from Ignavibacteria bacterium contains the following:
- a CDS encoding 4-hydroxy-3-methylbut-2-enyl diphosphate reductase, with protein sequence MKHFDIPNYYKSNLISRIKELRKDDDPRKKNISPTKLDFGPVRFFIARHFGFCFGVENAIEIAYRTIEENPGKNIYLLSEMIHNPGVNGDLLNRGLKFIFNTSGWQLIDWDELKKEDIVLIPAFGTTLEIEQALRKKELFIETFDTTCPFVEKVWNRSHSLGEQGYTIIIHGKYFHEETRATFSHSIRNAPAVIVRDLEEAKILCSFILGKKGKEEFYEFFKGRLSTGFDFEKDLSRLGVVNQTTMLASETQEIADLLKDTMIKMYGAESIKDHYADTSDTLCYATYDNQEATYGLLEQPADFAVVVGGYNSSNTSHIVELCEQKIKTYFVSSEEKIISKNLISHFNIHEKKEVET
- a CDS encoding type II toxin-antitoxin system VapC family toxin, which translates into the protein MKVLLDTHVFIWMLNDADRISQNALGLLKDSENEVILSVASLWEILIKESLGKIKFHEPVEVIFEKAISTIELRIIPIEAAHVFELRKLPLHHKDPFDRILTAQAAYENAYIMTSDRLFDNYPVKTIW
- a CDS encoding type II toxin-antitoxin system prevent-host-death family antitoxin; protein product: MTKTVNLSKKKVNLAEILSIVEEGNEVIITKNKKRVAKVIPFTTEKKERILNQFKDKIWTSVDFELPIPQEYWESEN